One Gadus chalcogrammus isolate NIFS_2021 chromosome 4, NIFS_Gcha_1.0, whole genome shotgun sequence DNA segment encodes these proteins:
- the LOC130381599 gene encoding coiled-coil domain-containing protein 3-like, translating into MLLTLSVTALVLCAWPVSLAHGCQLPTEWRPLSDGCRAELAEIIIYAKVLAIHREQYHGGAGSLYNSLPYPYGYGYEGAEEGLLYSAEVELLCDQAWGSMLEVPAGSRLNLTGLGYLSCQSHTVMENYSYIFFLR; encoded by the coding sequence ATGTTGTTGACACTCTCCGTCACGGCGCTCGTGCTGTGCGCGTGGCCGGTGAGCCTGGCGCACGGCTGCCAGCTCCCCACGGAGTGGCGGCCACTGAGCGACGGGTGCCGCGCAGAGCTGGCGGAGATCATCATATACGCGAAGGTGCTTGCCATTCACCGGGAGCAGTATCACGGTGGGGCGGGGAGCCTGTACAACTCGCTCCCCTACCCGTACGGCTACGGGTACGAGGGCGCGGAGGAGGGTCTGCTTTATTCGGCGGAGGTGGAGCTACTGTGCGACCAGGCCTGGGGGAGCATGCTGGAGGTGCCAGCGGGCTCCCGGCTCAACCTCACCGGCCTGGGGTACCTGTCGTGCCAGTCGCACACGGTGATGGAGAACTACTCGTACATCTTCTTCCTCCGGTAA